In the Naumovozyma dairenensis CBS 421 chromosome 4, complete genome genome, one interval contains:
- the CDC10 gene encoding septin CDC10 (similar to Saccharomyces cerevisiae CDC10 (YCR002C); ancestral locus Anc_1.419) produces MSLSMTAALEPTSYVGFDTITTQIEHRLLKRGFQFNIMVVGHSGLGKSTLINTLFASHLIDTATGNDITKLPISKTTEMKVSTHSLIEDKVRLNINIIDTPGFGDQINNDKVWEPIVKYIKEQHSIYLRKELTAQRERHLPDTRVHAILYFLQPNNKGLTKLDIAALKKLTELANVIPVIAKSDALTIDERVNFRSNIQKQFQKYNFKIYPYDNEDLTDEELELNKSIRSIIPFAVVGSEKEIEVDGQTFRGRKTRWGAINVEDMNQCEFVYLREFLIRTHLQDLIESTSYIHYERFRARQLIALKENANSNRSSAQLK; encoded by the coding sequence ATGTCTCTTTCAATGACTGCTGCTCTTGAACCAACTTCCTACGTTGGTTTCGACACAATTACTACACAAATTGAACACCGTCTACTTAAGAGAGGATTTCAATTTAACATTATGGTTGTAGGTCATTCAGGCTTAGGCAAAAGTACATTAATTAATACTTTGTTTGCCTCCCATTTGATTGATACTGCTACGGGCAACGATATTACTAAACTACCTATCTCGAAAACCACAGAAATGAAAGTATCTActcattcattaattgaagataaGGTTCGTTTGAACATTAACATCATTGATACCCCAGGATTTGGTGATCAAatcaataatgataaagtCTGGGAACCAATagttaaatatattaaagaacAACATTCCATTTACTTACGTAAAGAATTAACAGCACAACGTGAGAGACATCTCCCTGATACAAGAGTTCATGcaattttatatttcttacaaccaaataataaaggtTTAACTAAGTTAGATATTGCCgctttgaaaaaattgactGAATTGGCCAATGTCATTCCAGTTATTGCTAAATCAGATGCTCTAACCATCGATGAAAGAGTTAATTTTAgatcaaatattcaaaaacaatttcaaaagtataatttcaaaatatatccatatgataatgaagatttaacggatgaagaattagaattgaataaaagtATAAGATCAATTATCCCATTCGCTGTTGTTGGCtcagaaaaggaaattgaagTCGATGGCCAAACTTTCAGAGGGAGAAAAACACGCTGGGGTGCCATCAACGTAGAAGATATGAATCAATGTGAGTTCGTATACTTAAGAGAGTTCTTAATTAGAACACATTTACAAGATTTAATCGAATCTACATCTTATATTCATTACGAACGTTTTAGAGCAAGGCAATTGATTGCCCTGAAAGAAAATGCTAATAGTAATCGTTCTTCTGCTCAATTGAAATAA
- the MTQ1 gene encoding S-adenosylmethionine-dependent methyltransferase (similar to Saccharomyces cerevisiae MTQ1 (YNL063W); ancestral locus Anc_2.245): MPRISPVLAKKALSIQPYLPLLLPECRTLESAKQELKWIRYELSSSNRTHYRMSVKKACLLRYQHVPLQYILGTQPFGSLNIICKRNVLIPRWETEEWATALLKCLIKYWKNHQLRKPLSIWDLCSGSGCISLLSKSELNKADIKSNITAIDLSSAAISLIKLNMQKLKIQAINVKQLNILDCGPTNNSFQEIDVLICNPPYIPKHDFNISVNKSVRLYEPKLALIGDLEFYENLIDSWLLKGNNRTVNSFVYEIGDIHQFNYIKERINKNPLLKDTWEVGLKFDSNGKPRCVFGFNKIKPAFKYIFHEFGSSSGIQL; encoded by the coding sequence ATGCCAAGAATTAGTCCTGTCCTTGCAAAAAAAGCACTTTCCATCCAACCATATTTACCGCTATTACTCCCGGAATGCAGAACCTTAGAATCTGCTAaacaagaattgaaatGGATTCGTTATGAACTGTCATCATCTAATAGGACACACTATCGTATGAGTGTAAAAAAGGCATGCCTCTTAAGATACCAGCATGTGCCATTACAATATATCCTTGGCACTCAACCATTTGGCTCCTTGAACATCATCTGTAAAAGGAACGTTCTTATCCCCAGATGGGAAACTGAAGAATGGGCAACTGCATTACTTAAGTGCTTGATtaaatattggaaaaacCATCAATTACGCAAACCATTATCTATATGGGATCTTTGCTCGGGATCTGGTTGCATCTCACTTCTAAGTAAATCAGAGCTAAATAAAGCTGACATTAAATCCAATATTACTGCAATTGATTTATCTTCTGCTGCAATTTCCTTAATTAAGTTAAATATgcaaaaattgaaaatacaaGCTATCAACGTAAAgcaattgaatattttagaTTGTGGACCAACAAATAACTCATTCCAAGAAATCGACGTTTTGATATGTAACCCGCCCTATATTCCTAAACATGATTTCAATATAAGCGTTAATAAATCAGTTAGATTATATGAACCTAAATTGGCATTAATTGGTGACTTGGAATtttatgaaaatttaatagATTCCTGGTTGCTAAAAGGAAATAATCGAACTGTCAATTCGTTTGTTTATGAAATTGGGGATATACATCAGTTCAACTATATTAAAGAACGTATCAATAAAAACCCGTTATTAAAAGATACTTGGGAAGTTGGATTAAAATTCGATAGTAATGGGAAACCTAGATGTGTCTTTGgattcaataaaataaaaccAGCTTTCAAGTATATTTTCCATGAATTTGGCAGCAGCAGTGGTATTCAGctttaa
- the NDAI0D01290 gene encoding uncharacterized protein (similar to Saccharomyces cerevisiae DOM34 (YNL001W) and YCL001W-B; ancestral locus Anc_1.418): MRVLKLLKNATGGASISLLPEDKEDLFTIHQLIDKDDEIIFKKKFTTKTAQVNEQSSTTKKTTDLARLRIKVLSNEFSLADDYLKYKGVTTTDESGQSNVDIPVGKFLSFVVNFTYPFTIIKDEFDKYAEKLLNNACNPESKSDTAAVVLQEGIAHVCLLTPSSTILKQKIEYSMPKKKRSTDVMKFDEKTTKFYKAIYESIKKNFDISNLKLILLCSPAFYAKTLYDKILQYAKEEQNKLILSNQNKFLVAHCSTGYLQGISEVLKDPLFTSKLNDTKYTQDVQILDDFLKHLDADDFKAWYGESEVVKAAEMGAINYLLITDIIMRSSDLVQRKKFQNVADVVEQNGGKVIVFSTLHESGEELDKLTGVACILKYPLPDLDEDYEDGEDI; the protein is encoded by the coding sequence ATGCGTGTATTAAAACTACTGAAAAACGCTACTGGTGGTGCCAGTATTAGTTTACTTCCCGAGGATAAAGAGGATTTATTCACCATTCATCAACTGATcgataaagatgatgaaataattttcaagaaaaaattcaCAACGAAGACTGCACAAGTTAATGAACAAAGTTCTACCACTAAGAAGACAACGGATTTAGCAAGATTAAGAATCAAAGTTCTTTCCAATGAATTTTCTCTGGCTgatgattatttaaaatataaaggtGTCACCACTACGGATGAATCAGGTCAATCAAATGTTGATATTCCTGTGGGtaaatttctttcatttgTTGTGAATTTCACTTACCCTTTTACAATTATTAAggatgaatttgataaatatgctgaaaaattattaaataatgcATGTAATCCTGAATCTAAATCAGATACAGCTGCTGTAGTATTACAAGAAGGTATCGCTCATGTTTGTTTATTGACACCATCCTCTACCATCTTAAAGCAAAAGATAGAATATAGTATGccgaagaagaaaagatcCACTGATGTAATGAAATTCGATGAAAAGACAACAAAATTCTATAAGGCAATCTATGAATCcattaagaaaaatttcgatatttctaatttgaaattaattttattatgttCTCCTGCATTTTATGCCAAGACACTTtatgataaaatattacaatATGCTAAAGAggaacaaaataaattgattcTAAGTAATCAAAACAAATTCTTAGTGGCTCATTGTTCTACAGGTTATTTACAAGGTATTAGTGAAGTTCTTAAAGATCCATTATTTACATCGAAATTAAACGATACTAAATATACACAAGATGTTCAAATTTTGGATGATTTCTTGAAACATTTAGATGCAGATGATTTTAAAGCTTGGTATGGTGAGAGTGAAGTTGTAAAAGCTGCTGAAATGGGGGCTatcaattatttattaataacaGATATTATAATGAGATCCTCTGATTTAGttcaaaggaaaaaattccaaaacGTGGCTGATGTAGTCGAACAGAATGGTGGTAAGGTCATTGTTTTCAGTACCTTACATGAATCCGGGgaagaattagataaattgACAGGTGTAGCTTGTATCTTAAAGTATCCATTGCCTGATCTAGATGAAGATTATGAAGACGGTGAAGATATATAA
- the NDAI0D01320 gene encoding uncharacterized protein (similar to Saccharomyces cerevisiae YCP4 (YCR004C); ancestral locus Anc_1.421), giving the protein MKIAIITYSTYGHITNLAKAVQSGIESMGGHADIFRVEETLTQVVLDKMSAPPKPSDIPVATKDTLIEYDAFLFGIPTRFGNLPAQWCAFWDKTGSIWVKGQLDGKIAGLFVSTASYGGGQEVTIKTCLNYLAHHGIIYVPLGYKNVFGNLSNIDEIHGGSPWGAGTLAGSDGSRTASELELKVAAIQGQTFYGIASKYYGTTGKTSNRDKEKGTMATGTAGTTGATEAAVGAGGRSGDDSIGTKRTTGKQVTGATGTEATTGTAGAKETKTGTTPVRRRRSSIGTAVSSAGYAGAGASIPVAILGEEEKPAGRNIRPSKATKEQEKRKSVFAECCSIM; this is encoded by the coding sequence ATGAAAATTGCAATCATTACATATTCGACATATGGCCATATTACAAATTTGGCAAAAGCTGTTCAATCGGGTATTGAATCCATGGGAGGTCATGCAGATATATTTAGAGTGGAGGAAACTTTAACTCAAGTTGTGCTTGATAAAATGAGTGCGCCTCCAAAACCTTCAGATATCCCAGTGGCAACAAAGGATACATTGATAGAATATGATGCCTTTTTGTTCGGGATACCAACGAGATTCGGAAATTTACCAGCTCAATGGTGTGCATTTTGGGATAAGACTGGTAGCATTTGGGTGAAGGGACAATTAGATGGGAAAATTGCTGGGCTCTTCGTTAGTACTGCGAGTTATGGTGGTGGACAAGAAGTTACCATTAAGACttgtttgaattatttgGCACATCATGGTATTATCTATGTCCCCTTGGGTTATAAGAATGTATTTGGGAATTTGtcaaatattgatgaaattcATGGAGGCTCGCCTTGGGGAGCTGGCACTTTGGCAGGTTCAGATGGTTCAAGAACTGCCTCagaattagaattgaaAGTAGCTGCTATACAAGGTCAAACTTTTTATGGAATTGCTTCTAAATATTATGGTACTACTGGGAAAACATCTAATAGGGACAAAGAAAAGGGAACAATGGCAACTGGAACCGCAGGTACTACTGGCGCCACAGAGGCAGCGGTTGGTGCTGGAGGGAGGTCCGGTGATGATAGCATTGGTACCAAAAGAACAACTGGAAAGCAGGTAACAGGTGCCACAGGAACAGAAGCAACTACTGGAACAGCTGGAGCAAAAGAAACTAAAACTGGTACTACACCTGTAAGACGTCGACGCTCTTCAATCGGTACTGCTGTTAGTTCAGCAGGTTATGCAGGTGCTGGTGCGAGTATTCCAGTAGCCATTTTaggtgaagaagaaaaaccTGCAGGTAGGAATATAAGACCTTCTAAAGCCACTAAAGAACAGGAGAAGAGAAAATCTGTGTTTGCAGAATGTTGTTCTATCATGTAG